The Caldisericaceae bacterium DNA window AGAACTTTTTTAGAATGTATAAAAAGCTTGCAGGTATGACAGGTACTGCCTTAACTGAGGCAAGAGAATTTAAAGAAATCTATAACTTAGATGTTTATGTAATACCAACAAATCGCCCTGTTATAAGAATAGATCATTCCGATATAGTATATAAAACCGAAGCAGCAAAATTTAAAGCCATTGTGAGAAAGATTGAGGAATTGCACAAAAAAGGACAGCCTGTCCTTGTGGGAACGCGTTCTATTGAAAAATCTGAGTATCTTTCAAAATTACTTAAAAGGGTTGGAATTCCCCATAGCGTTCTAAACGCAAAATATCATGAGATGGAAGCTGAAATAATTGCCCAAGCAGGGAGATTAGGTGCTGTTACTATTGCTACAAATATGGCTGGAAGAGGTGTTGATATACTCCTTGGAGGCAATCCAACTCATCTTGCTAAAAGTATGCTTAAAAAAGGTAAGGATAGTGATGAAGAGTTTGAGTTAGCTTTAGCGAAAGCTAACGAAATTTGCAAAGAAGAGCATGAAAAAGTTGTTTCCCTTGGAGGTTTGCACATCTTAGGCACCGAAAGACATGAATCAAGGAGGATTGACAATCAGTTAAGAGGAAGATCGGGAAGGCAAGGAGACCCGGGTGAATCACAATTTTATCTTTCTTTGGAAGATGAACTCATGAGGTTATTTGGTGGAGACCAAATGAAAGCAATAATGAATACGCTAAATGTAGATGATGATGAACCTATTGATCACCCATTACTTTCAAGGCTTATAGAAAATGCTCAAAAAAAGGTTGAAGCCTATAACTTTAGCATAAGAAAAAATCTCCTTGACTATGATAATGTCCTTGAAAAGCAAAGAGAAGTTATTTATAAAGAAAGAGAAAAAATACTTAAGGAACCATCTATTAAGGATGATATTATTGAGATGATTAGAGAAGTTATACAAAAAACTGTTTTTGCGCATTTTGTTGAGGATGAACTTGAAAGTGAAAATCTTTTAGAACTTGAAAAGGCTTTGAGTAACTTATTATCAAAACAGATTAAACTTAACGGCGTAGACAATATTAAAAAGGATGAATTAGTTGAAAAGGTTTTTAATCTTGCTTTAAAATTATATGAAGAAAAGGAAAGTCGCTTTACAAAAGAAGTTATGAGGAATGTAGAGAAGTATATTCTGTTGAGTAATATTGATTCAAAATGGAAAGATCATCTCTATGCAATGGATGATTTAAAAGAAGGCATAAGCCTCAGAGCATACGGACAGAAGGATCCACTTCTTGAATACCAGTTTGAAAGTAGAGCCTTATTTGATGCAATGCTTGAGAACGTAAAATATGATACAGTCTATCTTCTGTATAGAGTTGAACTTGCAAAAGAAAACGAAAAAACTTTGAATAAAAAGAAAAAATGATAAGTGATGAAGTAAAAAAAGATTTAACCAATACAATTGAAAAAATTGAAGCCTTGCTTGATGAAGAATGGCTTTTAAATGAAGAGGAACAAATTA harbors:
- the secA gene encoding preprotein translocase subunit SecA is translated as MILDFLDPVKRNLKRYSEIVNKINEKESDIASLSNEELSKKTELFKKRLENGEKEEGFLVEAFATVREVAKRTIQLRHFDVQLLGGIVLYYGGIAEMKTGEGKTLVATLPLYLNSLLGHGGHLVTVNDYLAKRDALWMGPIYKLLGLTVGVIQHEEAYLVEWEDPNKFTTKLVPCLRKDAYAADVTYGTNNEFGFDYLRDHLVVSQDQIVQRELFYAIVDEVDSILIDEARTPLIISGPSQESTDMYLVAKRVADNLQGDIDYETDEKLKTVNLTQDGVKKVEKLLRIDNLFDERFVDVVKHINQALKAKEFFKRDVDYIVKDGEVIIVDEFTGRLMFGRRYSEGLHQAIEAKEGLKVKSENQTLATITFQNFFRMYKKLAGMTGTALTEAREFKEIYNLDVYVIPTNRPVIRIDHSDIVYKTEAAKFKAIVRKIEELHKKGQPVLVGTRSIEKSEYLSKLLKRVGIPHSVLNAKYHEMEAEIIAQAGRLGAVTIATNMAGRGVDILLGGNPTHLAKSMLKKGKDSDEEFELALAKANEICKEEHEKVVSLGGLHILGTERHESRRIDNQLRGRSGRQGDPGESQFYLSLEDELMRLFGGDQMKAIMNTLNVDDDEPIDHPLLSRLIENAQKKVEAYNFSIRKNLLDYDNVLEKQREVIYKEREKILKEPSIKDDIIEMIREVIQKTVFAHFVEDELESENLLELEKALSNLLSKQIKLNGVDNIKKDELVEKVFNLALKLYEEKESRFTKEVMRNVEKYILLSNIDSKWKDHLYAMDDLKEGISLRAYGQKDPLLEYQFESRALFDAMLENVKYDTVYLLYRVELAKENEKTLNKKKK